The proteins below are encoded in one region of Brevundimonas fontaquae:
- a CDS encoding hydrolase, whose translation MRILTSDQAVLDHVAARRETIIGRTIDWANINSGSRNAAGLNAVLDVLEAAAGALSATVERLPTQGSTTVTDDGSVRTEAHADALKITARPEAPIQVVLTGHYDTVFPADSRFQTVTTRADGALNGPGVADMKGGISVLLAALEAFETHPDKHGVGWTVLLSPDEEIGSPASAPLLAELGARGHVGLTYEPALADGTLAGARKGSGNYHLIVTGRAAHAGRAFDEGRNAVAGAAIIAAALHGLNGQHEGVTVNVAKISGGGALNVVADNAVVRFNVRVPDKAAADWIDASVRAIAATPPFEGLTLDLHGGFTRAPKPMDDAQTALFEAVKEAGALLGQPIAWKPSGGVCEGNNLHAAGLPNIDTLGVRGGDIHSDQEFAWPDSFVERAQLSALILCKIASGEIDAAKLKSLRMETL comes from the coding sequence ATGCGGATTCTGACCTCGGACCAGGCCGTCCTCGACCACGTCGCCGCGCGACGCGAGACGATCATCGGCCGTACCATCGACTGGGCGAACATCAACTCCGGCAGCCGCAACGCCGCCGGTCTGAATGCTGTTCTGGATGTTCTGGAAGCGGCGGCGGGCGCCCTGTCCGCCACCGTCGAACGCCTCCCGACACAGGGCTCGACAACCGTCACCGACGACGGATCGGTGCGGACCGAGGCCCATGCCGACGCGCTGAAGATCACCGCCCGGCCGGAGGCCCCGATCCAGGTCGTGCTGACCGGCCACTATGACACCGTCTTCCCCGCCGACAGCCGATTCCAGACCGTCACCACGCGCGCCGACGGCGCCCTGAACGGGCCGGGCGTCGCCGACATGAAGGGTGGGATCAGCGTGCTGCTGGCCGCGCTGGAGGCGTTCGAGACCCATCCAGACAAACATGGCGTCGGCTGGACCGTGCTGCTGAGCCCCGACGAAGAAATCGGCTCGCCGGCGTCCGCTCCGCTGCTGGCCGAACTGGGCGCGCGCGGCCATGTCGGCCTGACCTATGAACCGGCTCTGGCGGACGGCACGTTGGCGGGCGCGCGCAAGGGCAGCGGCAACTACCATCTGATCGTGACGGGTCGCGCCGCCCACGCCGGCCGCGCCTTCGACGAAGGCCGCAATGCGGTCGCCGGCGCCGCCATCATCGCCGCGGCCCTGCACGGCTTGAACGGTCAGCACGAAGGCGTCACCGTCAACGTCGCCAAGATTTCGGGCGGGGGCGCGTTGAACGTCGTCGCCGACAACGCCGTGGTGCGGTTCAACGTCCGGGTGCCGGACAAGGCGGCGGCCGACTGGATCGACGCATCGGTGCGGGCCATCGCCGCCACGCCGCCGTTCGAGGGTCTGACGCTGGATCTGCACGGTGGCTTCACCCGTGCGCCCAAGCCGATGGACGACGCCCAGACCGCCCTGTTCGAGGCGGTTAAGGAAGCGGGCGCCCTGTTGGGCCAGCCCATCGCCTGGAAACCGTCGGGCGGGGTGTGCGAGGGCAACAATCTGCACGCCGCCGGCCTGCCCAATATCGACACCCTTGGCGTTCGCGGGGGCGACATCCATTCGGATCAGGAGTTCGCCTGGCCCGACAGCTTCGTCGAACGCGCCCAGCTGAGCGCCCTGATCCTGTGCAAGATCGCGTCGGGTGAAATAGATGCGGCCAAACTGAAATCCCTGCGGATGGAAACCCTGTAG
- the arsC gene encoding arsenate reductase (glutaredoxin) (This arsenate reductase requires both glutathione and glutaredoxin to convert arsenate to arsenite, after which the efflux transporter formed by ArsA and ArsB can extrude the arsenite from the cell, providing resistance.), with protein MSVVLYHNPKCSTSRNALAVLREQGVEPTVVEYLKTGWDQETLERLASRTGVGLSGLLRKKEADAKALLDAGADDEAVLAAAIAQPILIERPMVETDKGAVIGRPVERVLEVL; from the coding sequence ATGTCGGTCGTCCTCTACCACAATCCGAAATGCAGCACGTCGCGCAACGCCCTGGCTGTGCTGCGCGAGCAGGGCGTCGAACCAACGGTGGTCGAATATCTGAAGACAGGCTGGGATCAAGAGACGCTGGAGCGTCTAGCGTCCAGAACCGGCGTCGGTCTGTCCGGCCTGCTGCGTAAGAAGGAGGCCGACGCCAAGGCTCTGCTGGACGCCGGCGCGGATGACGAAGCCGTATTGGCTGCAGCGATCGCTCAGCCGATCCTGATCGAACGTCCGATGGTCGAGACCGACAAGGGCGCCGTCATCGGCCGGCCCGTGGAGCGGGTGCTGGAGGTTCTCTAG
- a CDS encoding arginine N-succinyltransferase, which yields MLVVRPASPADLDHLLELAILSGPGFTSLPEDPDALADRLELSQASFEGRVPWQEAWYTLMLEDGDTGDIDGVGSVKATVGLKRPFFSFRVVNNTVQSPSLGVKLDHQTLVLVNECTGWTEVGSLFLKADRRKGGAGRLLSQSRYMLIGAQPELFADNVLAELRGVFTPDGACPFWDHVAHKFFPMEFDHADRMTGSTDKQFILDLAPRHPIYTELLPEPARAVIGKVHPQGVPAMALLESEGFRPNGLVDIFDAGPTVACGRDNIRTVRDARRLTVQIVEGVEAELPALISTDSVAAFRAVRAKADIDGDAVRLTAETAAALKVRGGDTVRVKS from the coding sequence ATGCTTGTCGTCCGTCCCGCCAGCCCCGCCGATCTCGATCATCTGCTGGAACTGGCCATCCTGTCCGGCCCCGGCTTCACCAGCCTGCCTGAAGACCCCGATGCCCTGGCCGATCGGCTGGAGCTGAGCCAAGCCAGCTTCGAAGGTCGCGTGCCATGGCAAGAGGCCTGGTACACCCTGATGTTGGAAGACGGCGACACGGGCGACATCGACGGCGTCGGCTCGGTCAAGGCGACGGTTGGACTGAAGCGACCCTTCTTCTCGTTCCGCGTCGTCAACAACACCGTCCAGTCGCCCTCGCTGGGGGTGAAGCTGGATCACCAGACCCTGGTTCTGGTCAATGAATGCACGGGTTGGACCGAGGTCGGTTCGCTGTTCCTGAAGGCGGATCGGAGAAAGGGCGGCGCGGGCCGTCTGCTCAGCCAGTCGCGATACATGCTGATCGGCGCCCAGCCCGAGCTGTTCGCCGACAACGTGTTGGCCGAATTGCGCGGCGTCTTCACGCCCGACGGCGCCTGCCCGTTCTGGGACCATGTGGCGCACAAATTCTTCCCGATGGAGTTCGACCACGCCGACCGGATGACCGGCTCGACGGACAAGCAATTCATCTTGGACCTGGCTCCGCGACACCCGATCTATACCGAGCTGCTGCCGGAACCGGCCCGTGCGGTGATCGGCAAGGTCCATCCGCAAGGCGTGCCGGCCATGGCCCTGCTGGAAAGCGAGGGCTTCCGGCCCAATGGTCTGGTCGACATCTTCGACGCCGGTCCGACCGTCGCTTGCGGCCGCGACAATATCCGGACCGTGCGTGACGCCCGGCGCCTGACGGTTCAGATCGTCGAGGGGGTTGAGGCCGAGTTGCCGGCCCTGATCTCAACCGACAGCGTCGCCGCCTTCCGCGCCGTTCGCGCCAAGGCCGACATCGATGGCGACGCCGTTCGCCTGACCGCCGAAACCGCCGCCGCGCTCAAGGTGCGCGGCGGAGACACTGTGCGAGTAAAATCATGA
- the hspQ gene encoding heat shock protein HspQ, whose translation MTRIQTARFAIGQIVRHRDDAFRGVVMDVDHAYEGPAGESGLVRPDQPFYRVFALGEDGGFVAYAAEGALEDGDSVLLPDDAERWFTTDGMGHRAPLDERIH comes from the coding sequence ATGACCCGCATTCAGACCGCACGTTTCGCCATCGGCCAAATTGTCCGCCACCGCGACGACGCCTTTCGTGGCGTCGTGATGGATGTCGATCATGCCTATGAGGGGCCGGCCGGTGAAAGCGGCCTGGTCAGGCCAGACCAGCCCTTCTACCGCGTCTTCGCCTTGGGCGAGGATGGCGGCTTTGTCGCCTATGCGGCTGAGGGCGCTCTCGAAGATGGCGATTCCGTGCTGCTGCCCGACGACGCCGAGCGGTGGTTCACCACCGACGGCATGGGCCACCGCGCACCGCTGGACGAACGTATTCACTGA
- the astD gene encoding succinylglutamate-semialdehyde dehydrogenase — MTRFTSTDPATEATNWEGEAASPAQVQAAVDAARTAFPAWADAPRADRIDAVKRYQAVLKDRAPQIAEAIARETGKPLWETKTEAAAMIGKVDISIRAYDERTGERTSDTAFGRATLRHRPHGVAAVLGPFNFPGHLPNGHIVPALLAGDTVVFKPSEETPLVGQVMAEAFAAADLPTGVVNVVQGGRETGAALLDAGIDALMFTGSGAAGAHFRRKFADDPHVILALELGGNNPLVVWDAADAEAVAGIAVQSAFITTGQRCSCARRLIVPEGPQGDAIIEAIAALSDRLIFGPWDSDPEPYAGPLISARAAEAALKALQKRIDMGAKVIRASGPVANLPGAFVKPAIIDVTGVDVPDEEMFAPFLSVTRVASFDAAIQAANATRYGLSAGLVSDDPKNWDHFIRRIRAGVVNFNRPTTGAAGDMPFGGLGASGNHRPSAYYAADYCAYPVASFEADAVANIEGEIKGLR, encoded by the coding sequence ATGACCCGTTTCACCTCCACCGATCCCGCCACCGAAGCGACCAACTGGGAGGGCGAGGCCGCCAGCCCTGCCCAGGTCCAGGCCGCCGTCGACGCCGCCCGCACCGCCTTCCCCGCCTGGGCCGATGCACCGCGCGCCGACCGGATCGACGCCGTCAAACGCTATCAGGCCGTCCTGAAAGATCGCGCGCCCCAGATCGCCGAGGCCATCGCGCGCGAGACCGGCAAGCCGCTGTGGGAAACCAAGACCGAGGCCGCCGCCATGATCGGCAAGGTGGACATCTCGATCCGCGCCTATGACGAGCGCACCGGCGAACGGACCAGCGATACGGCGTTCGGCCGCGCGACCCTGCGGCACCGTCCACACGGCGTGGCGGCGGTGCTTGGCCCGTTCAACTTCCCCGGCCATCTGCCGAACGGCCATATCGTCCCCGCCCTGCTTGCGGGCGACACGGTCGTCTTCAAGCCGTCGGAAGAAACGCCCCTAGTCGGTCAGGTGATGGCTGAGGCCTTCGCCGCCGCCGATCTGCCGACCGGTGTGGTCAATGTGGTCCAGGGCGGTCGCGAGACCGGGGCGGCCCTGCTGGACGCCGGTATCGACGCCCTGATGTTCACAGGCTCGGGCGCGGCGGGCGCGCATTTTCGGCGCAAGTTCGCGGATGATCCCCACGTCATCCTGGCGCTGGAATTGGGCGGCAATAACCCACTGGTCGTGTGGGACGCAGCGGATGCCGAGGCCGTCGCGGGCATCGCCGTTCAATCCGCCTTCATCACCACCGGCCAGCGTTGCTCGTGCGCGCGTCGCCTGATCGTGCCGGAAGGACCGCAAGGCGATGCGATCATCGAAGCCATCGCCGCCCTGTCCGACCGGCTGATCTTCGGCCCGTGGGACAGCGATCCCGAACCCTATGCCGGCCCGCTGATCTCGGCGCGCGCGGCCGAGGCGGCGCTGAAGGCGTTGCAGAAACGGATCGACATGGGGGCCAAGGTCATCCGCGCGTCGGGGCCGGTCGCCAATCTGCCCGGCGCCTTCGTCAAACCGGCCATCATCGACGTGACGGGGGTCGACGTGCCGGACGAAGAGATGTTCGCGCCCTTCTTGTCGGTAACGCGCGTCGCCTCATTCGACGCGGCGATCCAGGCGGCGAATGCGACCCGCTACGGCCTGTCCGCCGGTCTGGTCAGCGATGATCCGAAGAACTGGGACCACTTCATCCGCCGCATTCGCGCCGGCGTGGTCAACTTCAACCGCCCGACCACCGGCGCCGCCGGCGACATGCCGTTTGGCGGCCTGGGGGCCAGCGGCAACCACCGGCCCAGCGCCTATTACGCCGCCGACTATTGCGCCTATCCGGTCGCCAGTTTCGAGGCCGACGCCGTCGCCAACATCGAAGGCGAGATCAAGGGATTGCGATGA
- a CDS encoding MFS transporter — MTTTAPMSPARRLRNIVGGSAGNLVEWFDWYAYAAFTLYFAPVFFPSEDPTAQLLSAAAVFAVGFLMRPIGAWIMGVYADRKGRKAGLTLSVTLMCTGSLIIGVTPGYATIGLAAPALLLFARLLQGLSVGGEYGSSATYLSEMAEPHRRGFWSSFQYVTLISGQLIALLLLIVLQNTLSETALASWGWRIPFFVGAGLAVVVFWLRRRLDETHKATEAKDAPKSSAVQLILKHPKEALMVLGLTAGGTLAFYTYTTYLQKFLVNTSGFSKNTATEISAAALFVFMLLQPAVGALSDRVGRRPVMIAFGVLGVLCTVPIMTTLSTVESPFIAFLLALAGLVIVSGYTAINAVVKAELFPAHIRALGVALPYAIANAVFGGTAEYVALWLKGAGVESVFFWYVTGMIGLSLLTFIRMRDTKHNSLITHT; from the coding sequence ATGACGACCACAGCGCCCATGAGCCCCGCCCGCCGATTGAGAAATATCGTCGGCGGATCGGCCGGCAATCTGGTGGAGTGGTTTGACTGGTACGCCTATGCGGCCTTCACGCTGTATTTCGCGCCCGTCTTCTTCCCCAGCGAAGACCCGACGGCGCAACTGCTGAGCGCCGCGGCCGTCTTTGCGGTGGGCTTCCTGATGCGGCCTATCGGCGCATGGATCATGGGGGTCTATGCCGACCGCAAAGGTCGCAAGGCGGGGTTGACCCTCTCGGTGACCCTGATGTGCACGGGCTCGCTGATCATCGGCGTGACGCCCGGCTATGCCACCATCGGCCTGGCGGCGCCGGCGCTGCTGCTGTTCGCACGGCTGTTGCAGGGGCTGAGCGTCGGCGGAGAATACGGATCCAGCGCCACCTATCTGTCCGAAATGGCCGAGCCGCATCGCCGAGGCTTCTGGTCCAGCTTCCAGTACGTCACCCTGATCTCGGGTCAATTGATCGCCCTGCTGCTGTTGATCGTGCTGCAGAACACGCTGAGCGAGACGGCGCTGGCCTCGTGGGGCTGGCGCATTCCCTTCTTCGTCGGCGCGGGCCTGGCGGTCGTCGTCTTCTGGCTGCGTCGCCGTCTGGACGAGACGCATAAGGCGACTGAGGCCAAGGACGCCCCGAAATCCAGCGCCGTGCAGTTGATCCTGAAACACCCGAAAGAGGCCTTGATGGTGCTGGGCCTGACGGCCGGCGGCACCTTGGCCTTCTACACCTACACGACCTACCTCCAGAAGTTCCTGGTCAATACGAGCGGGTTCTCCAAGAACACGGCGACCGAGATCAGCGCGGCGGCCTTGTTCGTCTTCATGCTGCTTCAGCCGGCGGTCGGGGCGCTTTCGGACCGGGTCGGGCGGCGTCCCGTGATGATCGCTTTCGGCGTGCTGGGGGTGTTGTGCACCGTGCCGATCATGACAACCCTGTCGACGGTCGAGAGCCCTTTCATCGCCTTCCTCTTGGCGCTGGCAGGGCTGGTGATCGTGTCGGGCTATACCGCGATCAATGCGGTGGTGAAGGCCGAGCTGTTCCCCGCCCACATCCGCGCCCTCGGCGTCGCTCTGCCTTACGCCATCGCCAATGCGGTGTTCGGGGGCACGGCAGAATATGTGGCGCTGTGGCTGAAGGGCGCGGGCGTCGAGAGCGTGTTCTTCTGGTACGTGACCGGGATGATCGGGCTGTCGCTGCTGACCTTCATCCGCATGCGCGACACCAAGCACAACAGTCTGATCACCCATACCTGA
- the phhA gene encoding phenylalanine 4-monooxygenase yields MSDFEHVFERPPEGAAADWTIPQNWAAYTEVEHQTWDTLYARQMKILPGRACDAFMRGLDALDLNAGGIPDFDVINPKLQALTGWTVVCVPGLVPDEVFFDHLANRRFVSGQFIRKPDQLDYLQEPDIFHDVFGHVPMLTDPDFAAYMEAYGKGGQRAAGLGMLPNLARLYWYTVEFGLMKEAEGLRIYGAGIVSSATESVFALDDPSPNRLGFDLERVMRTLYRIDDFQQVYFVIDSLEALKDETLKDFGPVYAALKGKDDLAIETVLPTDQVFTRGTQAYAQRGGRFAA; encoded by the coding sequence ATGTCCGACTTCGAACACGTCTTCGAAAGGCCGCCCGAGGGCGCGGCCGCCGACTGGACCATTCCCCAGAACTGGGCCGCCTATACCGAGGTCGAGCACCAGACCTGGGACACGCTTTACGCCCGGCAGATGAAGATCCTGCCCGGTCGCGCCTGCGACGCCTTCATGCGGGGACTGGATGCGTTGGATCTGAACGCCGGCGGGATTCCCGACTTCGACGTGATCAATCCCAAGCTCCAGGCCCTGACCGGCTGGACGGTCGTCTGCGTGCCGGGCTTGGTCCCGGACGAGGTCTTTTTCGACCATCTGGCCAATCGCCGCTTCGTCTCGGGCCAATTTATCCGCAAGCCGGACCAGCTGGACTACCTCCAGGAGCCCGACATCTTCCACGACGTCTTCGGCCACGTGCCGATGCTGACCGACCCCGATTTCGCCGCCTATATGGAGGCCTATGGCAAGGGCGGTCAGCGGGCGGCCGGCCTGGGCATGCTGCCGAACCTGGCGCGCCTGTACTGGTATACGGTCGAGTTCGGCCTGATGAAGGAGGCGGAAGGCCTTCGCATCTACGGCGCCGGCATCGTCTCCTCGGCGACCGAGAGCGTCTTTGCTCTGGACGATCCGTCGCCCAACCGCCTGGGGTTCGACCTGGAGCGGGTGATGCGGACGCTCTACCGGATCGACGACTTCCAGCAGGTCTATTTCGTCATCGACAGCCTGGAAGCCTTGAAGGACGAGACGCTCAAGGACTTCGGGCCTGTCTATGCGGCGCTGAAAGGCAAGGACGACCTCGCCATCGAAACCGTCCTGCCGACCGACCAGGTCTTCACTCGCGGCACCCAGGCCTATGCCCAACGCGGCGGGCGGTTCGCGGCCTGA
- the astB gene encoding N-succinylarginine dihydrolase, whose translation MISAVEANADGLIGPTHSYAGLSPGNLASSLNKGEASNPRAAVLQGLDKMKTLADLGLPQFVLPPHERPNIPFLRTLGFTGSDAQVLERAWRSAPSFAAAACSASPMWAANAATVTPSADAADGRVHFTPANLHTNLHRSLEHRQTKRALDALFPDASRFAVHDALPAVAHLADEGAANHVRLCAQHGGRGVNLLVWGREAFEPWDGPFPARQTREASEAIVRRHEAGRPILAQQSRAAIAGGTFHNDVVCVGALDTLFFHELAFEDTAATQAAIRRAADGLFEPIFVEVSAADLPLADAISSYLFNSMLIQVPGEDRLTLICPTETRDNPRSHAVAQALAASNGPIGRVQYVDVRQSMRNGGGPACLRLRVVLTETELAATNPAMRLTDELHARLSDWAGRWYRDELRPADLADPDLLTESRGALDELTTILNLGTDFYPFQRG comes from the coding sequence ATGATCAGCGCTGTCGAGGCCAACGCCGACGGTCTGATTGGGCCGACACATTCCTACGCCGGTCTGTCGCCCGGCAATCTGGCGTCCAGCCTGAACAAGGGTGAGGCGTCCAATCCCCGCGCGGCCGTGCTTCAGGGCCTCGACAAGATGAAGACCCTGGCGGACCTGGGCCTGCCCCAGTTCGTCCTGCCGCCGCATGAGCGACCGAATATCCCCTTCCTGCGGACCCTGGGTTTCACCGGCTCGGACGCGCAGGTCCTGGAGCGGGCCTGGCGGAGCGCGCCCTCGTTCGCCGCCGCCGCCTGTTCGGCCTCGCCCATGTGGGCCGCCAACGCCGCGACCGTAACGCCCAGCGCCGACGCCGCGGACGGCCGGGTGCATTTCACGCCGGCCAATCTGCACACCAATCTGCACCGCAGCTTGGAGCACCGGCAAACGAAGCGCGCCTTGGACGCCCTGTTTCCCGACGCCAGCCGGTTCGCCGTCCATGACGCCCTGCCCGCGGTCGCGCATCTGGCCGACGAGGGCGCCGCAAACCACGTTCGCCTGTGCGCCCAACATGGTGGTCGCGGCGTCAATCTGCTGGTCTGGGGTCGCGAGGCGTTCGAGCCGTGGGACGGCCCCTTCCCCGCCCGCCAGACGCGCGAAGCGTCGGAAGCCATCGTGCGCCGCCACGAAGCCGGACGGCCGATCCTGGCCCAGCAATCCCGCGCCGCCATCGCGGGCGGCACCTTCCACAACGACGTGGTCTGCGTCGGGGCGCTGGACACCCTGTTCTTCCACGAGTTGGCGTTCGAGGACACGGCCGCGACCCAGGCCGCCATCCGCCGCGCGGCCGATGGTCTGTTCGAGCCGATCTTCGTCGAGGTCTCGGCCGCCGACCTGCCGTTGGCCGATGCGATTTCGAGCTATCTGTTCAACTCCATGCTGATCCAGGTTCCGGGCGAGGATCGCCTGACCCTGATCTGTCCGACCGAGACCCGCGACAACCCGCGCAGCCATGCGGTGGCGCAGGCGCTGGCCGCCTCCAACGGTCCGATCGGTCGGGTGCAATATGTCGACGTGCGCCAGTCGATGCGCAACGGCGGCGGACCGGCCTGCCTGCGCCTGCGTGTCGTGTTGACTGAGACCGAGCTTGCGGCGACGAACCCGGCCATGCGCCTGACCGACGAACTGCATGCGCGTCTGTCGGACTGGGCCGGGCGCTGGTACCGCGACGAACTGCGCCCCGCCGATCTGGCCGACCCCGACCTGCTCACCGAGAGCCGGGGCGCGCTGGACGAACTGACGACGATCCTGAACCTCGGAACCGACTTCTACCCCTTCCAGAGAGGCTGA